Genomic window (Cryptococcus neoformans var. grubii H99 chromosome 9, complete sequence):
TTTTGGTTGAATTTCAGcttcccatctctctcctgAAGAACGCAAACAGTGCACTGTTGTTGTGCGGAAAGCGCTCGACGATGCCGGCTTTGTCAACGAGCCGCTCCTTGTCGGTACCGGAGCTGGATCTGCCCAGACGACCATCCAGGTGACTAAAGAGGCTGCCGCTGCCGGTGCCAGCCATGCCATCGTCATTACCCCTGGGTACTTCTCTTTTGCTATGGGCCGTGACCGTAAGGCCATCAAGGACTTCTTCCGAAAGGTCTTTGACGAGTCTCCTATTCCCGTCATGATTTACAACTTCCCGTGAGCGCAATCAGGATTATGTTTCCTTCGAGCCATACTCACGTCCTATTAGTGGAGCTGCTGCCGGCATCGATTTGACTTCTGATGAGATTATCGAACTCTCCAACCACCCCAACTGCTTCGGTGTCAAGGTTTGTCGATCCACATTACCTGCTTACACCCTCAAATCTGACTTCTTTTGTAACTAGCTCACTTGCGCTATGATCGGCAAAGGTCACCGAATTGCCGCCTACACTCAATCCCCTGAATACCTGGCTAAGCATGGCAGCTTCCTTAAGAGCTGCACTGCCACCGGCCAGTTCCAGGTCCTTCCCGGTTTCTCGGAAAGCACCCTTCCTGCCCTCGTTTCCCGGCACACTGGTTGCATCACTGGTACCGGTAACACCATTCCCAAGACCATCCGACGACTTTGGGACAAGTCTGTTGCCGGTCTTCAGGGCGATTCCAAGGCACTCGCTGAGGCCATGGAATTGCAGGACCGAGTTGCGGAGGCTGATTGGACTATCGTGAAGGCCGGTATCCAGGGAACAGTGAGTAACCAGCCAACAGCAACATGGTAATCGCTCATCGATCTTCTTAGAAATACTTCCTTGATCACTATGTCGAGAAGGGTTTGGGCGGTGCCGTCCGACTACCCCTTGGTACAATCTCTGATGATGTTAAGAAGTTGATTGAAGTTGACCTCAAGGGCGCTTGGGAGTTTGAGCGGTCATTGTAATGCGTGCAAGGATGAGATATGTAACACACCTTATTGAAAGCTGCTGGCTTAACCATCTCGCATGTTGACTAAAAATTGCTCTTGGGATCTCTTTCTAAATGATTAGGTATTGTGGAGATGCAGAACAACATGACGATCTGGAAGTATTCAGCCATGATGAGATAGTTCTTTCTTTTATTGAATTCTGACCCAAAGCcgccatctcttcatcatgaCTTATATGTGGGGTGAGTTTATCCTACCTTACGCTAATTCAGGGGAAGATTAGGGCTACTGTTTGTTGCGTGTCTGGAAGTAAGTGCCATAACAACTCCCTCGTTTTTGTGTCGGTAAGCAAATAATAAGAAC
Coding sequences:
- a CDS encoding dihydrodipicolinate synthase is translated as MTTNNTSNGTPSRVWAGGPSVPLVTAMNDDESINYEALAKQTVRLAKAGLGIVLLGTNGEASHLSPEERKQCTVVVRKALDDAGFVNEPLLVGTGAGSAQTTIQVTKEAAAAGASHAIVITPGYFSFAMGRDRKAIKDFFRKVFDESPIPVMIYNFPGAAAGIDLTSDEIIELSNHPNCFGVKLTCAMIGKGHRIAAYTQSPEYLAKHGSFLKSCTATGQFQVLPGFSESTLPALVSRHTGCITGTGNTIPKTIRRLWDKSVAGLQGDSKALAEAMELQDRVAEADWTIVKAGIQGTKYFLDHYVEKGLGGAVRLPLGTISDDVKKLIEVDLKGAWEFERSL